In Gemmatimonadota bacterium, the following proteins share a genomic window:
- a CDS encoding alkaline phosphatase family protein translates to MRRSLLAFTVAPLVLTACGASAQPRATLPRTRLVVHLSVDQLRPDYLDLYRAQFTGGLARLLKSGAYFPNGFQDHGITETAPGHSTMMSGRFPRSTGIVANDAGVLDIQFPLIGTTGDPASPYRFRGTVLGDWMRFANPRARLLSVSRKDRAAILPLGRAKGEAYWYAPKSAMFTTSRWYADTLPSWVQQFNARRLPQSYAGKTWELLLPATSYAEADSVAVESHGKGFTFPHRVPDDAGALGEALKDFPMMDDITLQLALEGVRVRELGADSSRTDFLAVSLSTTDAVGHKYGPDSRELHDHLLRVDRYLGTFLDSLFRLRDSSSITFSLTADHGVAPFPDASLVSRYRSAPAGRVMLASIVRPLYESLAKAGVESAGYQWDAGVLYLDPVHFARARVNRDSVARAFARRVASTPGVMRADVYADLVKRGAGADDITRRWLHMFPADVPVAVVVTLKPFWYLGAVQEASHGTPHDYDSRVPVLFSGAGVKPGRYEDTVRVVDIAPTLAAILSLRAMEVLDGRVLTRVLR, encoded by the coding sequence ATGCGCCGCTCTCTCCTCGCGTTCACGGTTGCACCGCTCGTCCTCACGGCGTGTGGCGCGTCGGCGCAACCGCGCGCCACGCTCCCGCGCACGCGGCTGGTGGTCCACCTGTCGGTGGACCAGCTGCGCCCGGACTACCTCGACCTCTACCGCGCGCAGTTCACGGGTGGACTGGCCAGGCTCCTCAAGAGTGGCGCGTACTTTCCCAACGGATTCCAGGACCACGGCATCACCGAGACCGCGCCCGGGCATTCGACGATGATGTCGGGGCGGTTTCCCCGCAGCACGGGCATCGTGGCGAACGACGCCGGGGTGCTCGACATCCAGTTTCCGCTCATCGGTACGACCGGTGACCCGGCCTCTCCGTACCGCTTCCGTGGCACGGTGCTCGGCGACTGGATGCGCTTTGCGAATCCGCGGGCGCGACTGCTCTCCGTGTCGCGCAAGGATCGTGCGGCGATCCTGCCGTTAGGCAGGGCGAAAGGGGAGGCCTACTGGTACGCGCCGAAGAGCGCGATGTTCACCACCAGTCGCTGGTACGCCGACACGCTCCCCTCGTGGGTCCAGCAGTTCAACGCGCGTCGCCTGCCGCAATCGTATGCGGGGAAGACCTGGGAGCTGCTCCTCCCCGCCACGTCGTACGCCGAGGCCGACTCCGTGGCCGTCGAGTCGCATGGAAAGGGCTTCACCTTCCCGCATCGCGTCCCCGACGACGCGGGCGCCCTCGGGGAAGCACTGAAGGACTTTCCCATGATGGACGACATCACGTTGCAGCTGGCGCTGGAGGGCGTCCGGGTGCGTGAGTTGGGCGCCGACTCCTCGCGCACGGACTTTCTCGCCGTCTCGCTGTCCACCACCGATGCGGTCGGGCACAAGTACGGCCCCGATTCCCGCGAGTTGCACGACCACCTGCTCCGCGTCGATCGTTACCTCGGCACCTTTCTCGACTCCCTGTTCAGGCTGCGCGATTCGTCCTCGATCACCTTCTCGCTCACGGCCGACCACGGCGTGGCACCCTTCCCGGACGCATCCCTCGTCAGCAGGTACCGGAGTGCACCGGCGGGGCGGGTGATGCTCGCGTCCATCGTACGTCCCCTCTACGAGTCGCTCGCCAAGGCCGGGGTGGAAAGCGCCGGCTACCAGTGGGACGCTGGTGTCCTCTACCTGGACCCGGTCCACTTTGCACGCGCGCGCGTGAATCGCGACTCCGTGGCGCGTGCCTTTGCCCGTCGCGTGGCCAGCACCCCCGGCGTGATGCGCGCCGACGTCTACGCCGACCTCGTGAAGCGCGGAGCCGGTGCCGACGACATCACGCGTCGCTGGTTGCACATGTTTCCTGCCGACGTCCCGGTGGCGGTCGTCGTGACCCTCAAGCCGTTCTGGTACCTCGGGGCGGTGCAGGAGGCGAGTCACGGCACGCCGCACGACTACGACAGCCGCGTCCCCGTCCTCTTTTCCGGAGCGGGGGTGAAGCCCGGACGCTACGAGGACACGGTGCGTGTCGTCGACATTGCCCCCACGCTGGCGGCGATCCTCTCGCTACGCGCCATGGAAGTGCTCGATGGGCGTGTCCTGACGCGAGTGCTTCGTTAG
- a CDS encoding Smr/MutS family protein: MRRRPAVQQAFDEARFGTTRILNVRDALLTGAEAVRRADGWLRAKQVEVADEVLIITGRGNGSVGQIAVVREEVRTLLNRLRRAGVVAEIREHTPGSFAVRLAPLRALFEAPPRTRDGHEGRQRHPTPPNPQSLAGLSAETLDALRQLAMLSLHSLGIPAPEARFVQSEMEREFSLLARAIGGPLDEAALRAAVTRALHEYEEADS; the protein is encoded by the coding sequence GTGCGACGTCGCCCCGCCGTCCAGCAGGCCTTCGACGAGGCACGCTTCGGGACCACGCGCATCCTCAACGTGCGCGACGCGCTGTTGACGGGTGCCGAGGCCGTGCGCCGCGCCGACGGATGGCTGCGAGCCAAGCAGGTGGAGGTGGCCGATGAGGTGCTGATCATCACCGGGCGCGGCAACGGCAGCGTCGGGCAGATCGCGGTGGTGCGCGAAGAGGTGCGCACGCTCCTCAATCGCCTGCGGCGTGCCGGCGTGGTCGCCGAGATTCGTGAGCACACCCCCGGCTCGTTCGCCGTGCGACTGGCGCCGCTGCGCGCGCTCTTCGAGGCGCCGCCGCGCACGCGCGACGGACACGAGGGGCGGCAGCGCCACCCCACGCCCCCCAATCCGCAGTCGCTGGCCGGGTTGAGTGCCGAGACGCTCGATGCCCTGCGGCAGCTCGCGATGCTGTCATTGCACTCGTTAGGAATCCCGGCGCCTGAGGCTCGGTTCGTCCAGTCCGAGATGGAACGCGAGTTCTCGCTCCTCGCCCGCGCGATCGGCGGGCCGCTCGACGAAGCCGCGCTCCGTGCCGCCGTCACGCGCGCCCTGCACGAGTACGAAGAAGCGGACAGTTGA